A single genomic interval of uncultured Desulfobacter sp. harbors:
- a CDS encoding glycosyl transferase produces the protein MGDFHQNGIITILHNLSRQPVEELEAQLNEFSKKRPLGLVLPSLFSELEGPALAHIVEEVAKVPYLDQIVIGLDRATEDQYRHALKFFSRLPQHHRVLWNDGPRLKAIDKKLAQMELAPTEPGKGRNVWYCFGYVLASGLVDAVALHDCDILTYERSLLARLIYPVAHPDFTYKFCKGYYARFTESKVNGRVSRLLVSPLLSALKKICSSSESLDYLESFRYPLAGEFSMDTDVLEDLRMPTDWGLEVGILYEMKRNYSLNRICQVDIADTYDHKHQPLSLENVDAGLSKMSIDIAKAIFKKLATEGEVFTAETFRTIKATYYRQALDFVEIYHNDALMNGLNLDRHKEEKAVELFAENILAAGNNFLEEPNITPFIPAWNRIKSAFTDIMDELKDAVEKDYEQYHP, from the coding sequence ATGGGCGATTTTCATCAAAACGGCATTATCACCATATTGCACAACCTCTCTCGACAACCGGTAGAAGAACTGGAAGCCCAGCTCAATGAATTTTCAAAAAAACGGCCCCTGGGTCTGGTGCTGCCCTCTCTTTTTTCCGAACTTGAGGGGCCGGCCCTGGCCCATATTGTGGAAGAAGTTGCCAAGGTCCCCTATCTGGATCAAATTGTTATCGGTCTGGACCGGGCCACCGAAGATCAGTACCGGCATGCATTAAAATTTTTTTCCCGCCTGCCCCAGCACCACCGCGTCCTTTGGAACGACGGACCGCGATTAAAGGCCATTGACAAAAAACTGGCACAGATGGAACTGGCACCTACGGAACCGGGCAAGGGCAGAAACGTCTGGTATTGTTTTGGATATGTGCTGGCTTCCGGGCTGGTAGATGCCGTGGCATTGCATGACTGCGACATTTTAACCTATGAACGCTCCCTTCTGGCCCGGCTGATCTATCCTGTGGCTCATCCCGACTTTACCTATAAATTCTGCAAGGGCTATTATGCGCGGTTCACCGAATCCAAAGTCAATGGCCGGGTAAGCCGGCTTCTGGTATCCCCCCTGTTATCCGCTCTGAAAAAAATCTGTTCATCATCCGAATCCCTGGATTATCTGGAGAGCTTCAGGTATCCCCTGGCCGGTGAATTTTCCATGGACACCGATGTGCTTGAAGACTTACGGATGCCCACGGACTGGGGACTTGAGGTGGGTATCTTGTACGAAATGAAACGAAATTACAGTCTTAACCGAATCTGCCAGGTGGACATTGCCGACACCTATGATCACAAGCACCAGCCATTAAGTCTTGAAAATGTGGATGCAGGGCTCTCCAAAATGAGCATTGACATTGCCAAGGCCATCTTTAAAAAACTGGCCACAGAAGGTGAGGTTTTTACCGCTGAAACCTTCCGGACCATTAAGGCCACCTATTACCGCCAGGCCCTTGATTTTGTGGAAATCTACCACAATGATGCATTAATGAACGGGCTGAACCTGGACCGCCACAAGGAAGAAAAGGCCGTGGAACTGTTTGCTGAAAATATCCTGGCCGCCGGAAACAATTTCCTTGAAGAACCCAATATAACGCCGTTTATCCCGGCCTGGAACCGGATTAAATCTGCGTTTACCGACATTATGGATGAATTAAAAGACGCGGTTGAAAAAGACTATGAACAATATCACCCTTAA
- a CDS encoding HAD-IIB family hydrolase, with translation MTKTPNSNKTLVFTDLDGTLLDHDTYGFEPALPALAMLAQRNIPVILNSSKTLVEILKIRSTLGNCHPFIAENGSVVAVPEQTFPDLALKDPLFLPQSGLLVRRLGGDRKMVLDILNHLRQTHGFAFEGFADMNPARLSRVTGLTENQARQASQRLSTEPVLWQDTPERWEAFAGHLADAGLGWVQGGRFISISRPFDKKDGVACLLDLYTEGMGSAPFTIGLGDSPNDQAMLDMMDIAVVIRSARCDQIKLNRPQTIIRTTAKGPEGWQEAFKTINLTR, from the coding sequence ATGACGAAAACACCAAATAGCAACAAAACACTTGTGTTCACAGATCTTGACGGCACACTTCTGGATCATGACACCTATGGTTTTGAACCGGCATTACCGGCTCTGGCGATGCTTGCCCAAAGAAATATCCCCGTCATCCTCAATTCCAGCAAAACCCTGGTTGAAATACTTAAAATTCGCAGCACCCTTGGCAATTGCCACCCTTTTATTGCGGAAAACGGCTCTGTGGTGGCTGTGCCTGAACAGACATTTCCCGACCTTGCTCTTAAAGATCCTTTATTTCTACCCCAATCCGGACTTCTGGTCAGACGGCTTGGGGGTGACAGGAAAATGGTTTTAGACATATTAAACCATCTGCGGCAAACACATGGTTTCGCCTTTGAAGGCTTTGCAGATATGAACCCGGCCCGGCTTTCCCGGGTAACAGGGCTTACTGAAAATCAGGCCAGACAGGCGAGCCAGCGCCTGAGTACCGAGCCCGTTCTCTGGCAGGACACCCCCGAACGGTGGGAGGCGTTTGCCGGACATCTTGCAGACGCCGGCCTTGGCTGGGTCCAGGGAGGACGGTTTATTTCCATATCCCGGCCCTTTGATAAAAAAGACGGGGTGGCCTGTCTGCTGGATCTTTATACCGAGGGCATGGGCAGTGCCCCCTTCACCATTGGACTTGGAGACAGCCCCAATGACCAGGCCATGCTGGATATGATGGACATTGCGGTTGTGATCCGTTCGGCCCGCTGTGATCAAATTAAACTGAACCGCCCCCAAACCATTATCCGCACCACTGCAAAGGGGCCTGAAGGGTGGCAGGAAGCATTCAAGACCATTAACTTAACGCGTTAA
- a CDS encoding NifB/NifX family molybdenum-iron cluster-binding protein yields MKVAISAYGQDLDSEINPRFGRCDFLLIVDTDTMAYESFPNESMNLGGGAGIQTASFVISKGIQAVLTGSCGPNAMEVFNSAGVAVYPGQTGTVAQAVNRLKNNELTNSTQATAEEKSGMNSGTAPQRPVADPNYQSPGMGGGRGMGGGGGRGMGGGGGRGMGGGGGRGMGGGRGMGGGGGRGMGGGGMGRQR; encoded by the coding sequence ATGAAAGTCGCAATCAGTGCATACGGCCAGGATCTGGATTCTGAGATCAATCCCAGGTTTGGCAGGTGTGATTTTCTTTTGATCGTTGATACAGACACCATGGCATATGAGAGTTTTCCCAATGAAAGCATGAATTTGGGCGGAGGCGCCGGTATTCAGACCGCCTCCTTTGTGATTTCCAAAGGTATCCAGGCAGTTTTAACGGGCAGTTGCGGTCCCAATGCCATGGAGGTTTTTAATTCCGCCGGTGTGGCCGTGTATCCGGGGCAGACAGGTACCGTGGCCCAGGCCGTGAACCGGCTTAAAAATAATGAATTGACAAATTCGACCCAAGCCACAGCTGAAGAAAAATCAGGCATGAATTCGGGAACTGCCCCCCAAAGACCCGTGGCAGATCCAAACTACCAGTCCCCCGGGATGGGGGGCGGCCGAGGTATGGGCGGTGGCGGTGGCCGAGGTATGGGCGGCGGTGGCGGTCGCGGCATGGGCGGCGGTGGCGGTAGAGGTATGGGAGGCGGTCGCGGCATGGGCGGTGGCGGCGGCCGAGGCATGGGCGGCGGGGGTATGGGCCGACAGCGTTAG
- a CDS encoding CGGC domain-containing protein has protein sequence MTKVGIIRCEKNETRCPLTNCFKTMIETTQGFGAYDACIPAGVFTCRCPGDNVADMAKILKSKGAEAIHLCTCTFASKTQDGWDKTNGGFCPDIEKIAANIAQASGLPCTLGTAHLPKDYTPVTFD, from the coding sequence ATGACAAAAGTAGGGATTATCCGGTGCGAAAAAAATGAAACCAGGTGCCCTTTGACCAATTGTTTTAAAACAATGATTGAAACTACCCAGGGGTTTGGTGCTTATGATGCCTGCATACCGGCAGGCGTCTTTACCTGTCGGTGCCCCGGGGACAATGTGGCGGACATGGCAAAAATCCTTAAGTCGAAAGGGGCTGAGGCTATCCATTTGTGTACCTGTACATTTGCGTCTAAAACCCAGGATGGCTGGGATAAGACCAACGGCGGATTCTGTCCGGACATTGAAAAGATCGCGGCCAATATCGCCCAGGCCTCGGGCCTGCCCTGCACCCTGGGAACAGCCCACCTACCTAAGGATTATACCCCGGTCACCTTTGATTAA
- a CDS encoding ion channel encodes MTFSLIILTAVLSVIGDKKLSLAASITLMLPCLFFVWYAYFYTLEEHMLMASTVIQAMFLAYIPLLIFLFIFRASVVTRDVVSAALVVYLFLAMFFAKLYLMLELAYPGSFSLSHETIIDNPGILRYFSMVTLSTLGYGDLSPVNDKSQTLAGMEAIFGQIYLAVLIARLVAMQGVSAKTFSKK; translated from the coding sequence ATGACCTTTTCATTGATTATACTTACGGCTGTGCTTTCCGTGATAGGTGACAAGAAATTGTCCTTGGCCGCTTCCATTACGTTGATGCTGCCTTGTTTGTTTTTTGTCTGGTATGCATATTTTTACACCCTTGAAGAACATATGCTCATGGCCTCTACCGTGATTCAGGCCATGTTTCTGGCCTATATACCTCTGCTTATTTTCCTGTTTATTTTCCGGGCATCCGTCGTCACCCGGGACGTGGTATCGGCAGCCCTGGTGGTCTATCTGTTTTTAGCCATGTTTTTTGCCAAATTGTATCTGATGCTGGAATTGGCATACCCTGGGTCGTTTTCCCTTTCCCATGAAACGATCATAGATAATCCGGGGATTTTAAGGTACTTTTCCATGGTAACTCTGTCCACATTGGGGTATGGGGATTTGTCCCCCGTTAACGATAAGTCCCAAACCCTGGCTGGCATGGAGGCCATATTCGGCCAGATTTACCTGGCTGTTCTCATTGCCCGGCTAGTGGCTATGCAGGGCGTATCTGCCAAGACTTTTTCAAAAAAATAG
- the ispF gene encoding 2-C-methyl-D-erythritol 2,4-cyclodiphosphate synthase: MQIRVGTGTDIHELVAGPKLVIGGVEIDHPMGLKGHSDADVLLHAVCDALLGAAGLGDIGEHFPDTDPAYKGMDSTRFLHICKGKIQEKGFMVGNLDCTIFAQAPKMSPHKKAMVACIANVLEVSPDCVNIKATTTEHLGFIGRKQGIAAQATVLLYTNKVKTQDKKQ; encoded by the coding sequence ATGCAGATAAGGGTAGGCACAGGAACCGATATCCACGAACTGGTGGCCGGACCTAAATTGGTCATCGGCGGGGTCGAGATTGACCATCCCATGGGTCTGAAAGGACATTCAGACGCAGATGTGTTGCTTCATGCCGTTTGTGACGCTCTTTTAGGGGCTGCGGGCTTGGGTGATATCGGGGAACACTTTCCGGATACGGATCCGGCATATAAAGGCATGGACTCCACCCGGTTCCTGCACATATGCAAAGGGAAAATTCAGGAGAAGGGATTTATGGTCGGCAATCTGGACTGCACCATCTTTGCCCAGGCCCCGAAGATGAGTCCCCATAAAAAGGCCATGGTCGCCTGTATCGCCAATGTCCTGGAAGTGTCCCCGGACTGTGTGAACATCAAGGCTACCACCACAGAGCATCTGGGATTTATCGGCAGAAAACAGGGCATTGCAGCCCAGGCTACGGTGCTGCTGTATACGAATAAAGTTAAGACACAGGATAAAAAGCAATGA
- the cysS gene encoding cysteine--tRNA ligase, whose product MSLRIYNTLSGKKEEFVPITANKAGMYVCGPTVYDTSHIGHARSVVVFDMVYRWLMQLGYEVTYVRNFTDVDDKIIKKSNETGESCTAITTKYIDEFHDEMDALNVLRPTIAPKATEHIDHIIRFVQRLIDQGKAYHVPGGDVYFSISSFSEYGKLSHRNPDDMQAGARIAVDEKKRSPMDFTLWKPAKPGEPSWDSPWGKGRPGWHIECSAMSYEYLGESFDIHGGGKDLIFPHHENEIAQSEAIFGVPFVKYWIHNGFVDINNEKMSKSLGNFTMIKEVLANYSPEVIRMFLLSKHYRSPIDYSENSMREVSVGLDRIYAFLERLDKAGITPETAGGEHGPLWADIVEALNDDFNSAKAMAEIFDAVKKGNKLLDDANDAPGESDGKLLAGIYADIRFASKILGIFMMSASDYFAAKKDRAMSDQDVDPAMIEGLIAERAAARKSKNFARADEIRDELLAMKIVLEDGPQGTTWRIE is encoded by the coding sequence ATGAGTTTACGGATTTATAATACCCTGAGCGGGAAAAAAGAGGAATTTGTTCCAATTACTGCCAATAAGGCCGGTATGTACGTGTGCGGTCCCACTGTATATGACACCAGCCATATCGGCCATGCCAGGTCCGTGGTGGTGTTCGACATGGTGTACCGGTGGCTGATGCAGCTCGGGTACGAGGTGACCTATGTGCGCAACTTTACGGATGTGGATGATAAGATTATCAAAAAATCCAATGAGACCGGCGAGTCCTGCACCGCCATCACCACCAAATATATTGATGAATTTCACGATGAAATGGACGCGCTCAATGTTCTTCGGCCCACCATTGCGCCCAAAGCCACTGAGCACATTGATCATATTATCCGTTTTGTCCAGCGTCTGATCGACCAGGGCAAAGCTTATCATGTGCCGGGCGGGGATGTGTATTTTTCCATTTCATCTTTTAGTGAATACGGAAAACTGTCCCACCGCAACCCCGATGATATGCAGGCCGGCGCCCGGATTGCCGTGGACGAGAAAAAGAGAAGCCCCATGGACTTCACCCTGTGGAAACCGGCCAAACCCGGAGAGCCTTCCTGGGACAGCCCCTGGGGAAAGGGGCGGCCCGGCTGGCACATTGAATGTTCGGCCATGAGTTACGAATACCTTGGGGAAAGCTTTGATATCCATGGCGGGGGCAAGGATCTGATTTTTCCCCACCATGAAAACGAGATTGCCCAAAGCGAGGCTATCTTTGGCGTTCCCTTTGTCAAATATTGGATACACAACGGATTTGTGGACATTAACAATGAGAAGATGTCCAAATCCCTGGGCAACTTCACCATGATCAAGGAGGTACTGGCCAACTACAGTCCCGAAGTGATTCGCATGTTCCTTTTGTCCAAGCATTACCGTTCCCCCATTGATTACAGTGAAAACAGCATGCGTGAGGTGTCCGTGGGGCTTGATCGTATTTATGCTTTCCTGGAACGTCTGGACAAGGCAGGCATCACCCCGGAAACTGCCGGAGGGGAACACGGTCCTTTATGGGCGGATATCGTTGAGGCGTTGAACGATGATTTCAATTCCGCAAAGGCCATGGCCGAAATATTTGACGCGGTTAAGAAGGGCAATAAGCTGCTGGATGATGCCAATGACGCACCCGGGGAAAGTGACGGAAAACTGCTGGCCGGTATTTATGCTGATATCAGGTTCGCGTCAAAAATTTTGGGCATCTTTATGATGTCGGCGTCTGATTATTTTGCGGCCAAAAAGGACAGGGCCATGTCCGACCAGGATGTGGATCCAGCCATGATTGAGGGCCTCATCGCCGAGCGGGCTGCTGCACGAAAGTCTAAAAATTTTGCCCGGGCCGACGAGATCCGCGACGAGCTTTTGGCAATGAAAATTGTACTGGAGGACGGACCGCAGGGTACAACCTGGCGCATTGAATAA